The Betaproteobacteria bacterium genome has a window encoding:
- a CDS encoding carbon-nitrogen hydrolase family protein: MGKLTVACIQLNAGADVERNLALATESVREAATQGARLIALPEYCVLLDGSGRVMREHSPPESEHAGLALFQALAKELQAWLLLGSLTVKLDDARMANRSYLLSDTGEIVARYDKIHMFDATLPGNK, from the coding sequence ATGGGAAAGCTCACTGTCGCCTGCATTCAGCTCAACGCCGGAGCCGATGTCGAGCGCAATCTTGCGCTTGCAACCGAGTCGGTGCGCGAGGCAGCGACGCAGGGTGCGCGCCTGATCGCGCTGCCGGAATACTGCGTGCTGCTCGACGGCAGCGGGCGCGTGATGCGCGAACATTCGCCGCCCGAATCCGAGCATGCCGGGCTGGCCCTGTTCCAGGCGCTGGCGAAGGAGCTGCAAGCCTGGCTACTGCTCGGCTCGCTCACCGTGAAGCTCGACGACGCCCGCATGGCCAATCGCTCGTACCTGCTGTCGGACACGGGCGAGATCGTCGCCCGCTACGACAAGATCCACATGTTCGATGCGACTCTGCCCGGCAACAAGG